Proteins encoded by one window of Phytohabitans houttuyneae:
- a CDS encoding FxsB family cyclophane-forming radical SAM/SPASM peptide maturase: protein MAALLDGGWRPRPFHEFIVKVHQRCNLACSYCYVYTHADQTWRGRPDVMPAAVFTAFADRLGRHVRAHDLRRVQVVLHGGEPMLLGAAKLGQLAAALRAALPPGCDLRLGLQTNGVLLDEAALRELRRHRITVAVSVDGVAETHDRHRVTHAGRGSFASVRRALELLARPEHRDGFGGLLCTVAPDTDPVACYRSLRAFDPPGIDFLLPHANWGSPPARPGDSPTAYGRWLVGAFDAWHGDPDAVPVRLFESVVDLTLGGASRSEQIGLSPAALVVVESDGAIEQVDALKSAYEGACATGLNVRDDEFDTALTHPGVVARQIGLAALGQECAACPVRRVCGGGHYAHRYRPGAGFRNPSVYCADLRLFVDHVRARVATDVRALAGAVTA, encoded by the coding sequence GTGGCGGCTCTCCTCGACGGGGGTTGGCGGCCGCGGCCGTTCCATGAGTTCATCGTCAAGGTCCATCAGCGGTGCAATCTGGCGTGCTCGTACTGCTACGTCTACACGCACGCCGACCAGACCTGGCGCGGCCGCCCGGACGTGATGCCGGCCGCGGTGTTCACCGCGTTCGCCGATCGACTCGGCCGCCACGTGCGCGCCCATGACCTGCGCCGTGTACAGGTGGTGCTGCACGGCGGCGAGCCGATGCTGCTCGGCGCTGCCAAGCTCGGTCAGCTGGCCGCCGCGCTGCGTGCGGCGCTGCCCCCCGGCTGCGACCTGCGCCTGGGGCTACAGACCAACGGGGTCCTGCTGGACGAGGCGGCGCTGCGCGAGCTGCGCCGGCACCGCATCACGGTCGCCGTGAGCGTGGACGGCGTCGCCGAGACCCATGACCGCCACCGCGTCACCCACGCGGGCCGCGGCAGCTTCGCGTCGGTGCGCCGGGCGCTGGAGCTGCTGGCCCGGCCGGAGCACCGCGACGGCTTCGGCGGTCTGCTCTGCACCGTCGCGCCCGACACGGACCCGGTTGCGTGCTACCGGAGCCTGCGCGCGTTCGACCCGCCGGGGATCGACTTCCTGCTGCCCCACGCCAACTGGGGCTCCCCTCCCGCACGACCGGGCGACAGCCCGACGGCCTACGGCAGGTGGCTGGTCGGCGCGTTCGACGCGTGGCACGGCGATCCGGACGCGGTGCCGGTCCGGCTGTTCGAGAGTGTCGTGGACCTGACACTCGGCGGCGCCTCCCGGTCGGAGCAGATCGGGCTCAGTCCCGCCGCCCTCGTCGTCGTCGAGTCGGATGGCGCGATCGAGCAGGTCGACGCGTTGAAGTCGGCGTACGAGGGGGCGTGCGCCACCGGGCTGAACGTGCGCGACGACGAGTTCGACACGGCCCTGACCCACCCCGGCGTGGTGGCCCGCCAGATCGGCCTGGCCGCCCTCGGCCAGGAGTGCGCCGCCTGCCCGGTGCGTCGCGTGTGCGGAGGCGGCCACTACGCGCACCGGTACCGGCCGGGCGCCGGGTTCCGGAACCCGTCCGTCTACTGTGCCGACCTGCGGCTGTTCGTCGACCACGTGCGGGCGCGGGTGGCCACGGACGTGCGGGCTCTCGCCGGGGCGGTGACCGCGTGA
- the fxsT gene encoding FxSxx-COOH system tetratricopeptide repeat protein: MLHVLASMAPFDYDSTLLEQRTVELWRRARHELQDTVPPHGEERARPIAPAATVAEREEPAPLIGFRPSAAPGFIGREGLIESIHTTLHSGPDVRLVLHGPIGAGKTQAVLQYLDRHTAADDPVWWVPSATTDAARTSLIDLAAALKIERHHRVDRTVKLVLDGLASRRFPYLMVFDGLDEPGLLSLVPNGGHVIITTRDPALGDNGSRIGVEVPDLTDDEAELLLREHIPDAAPEAREKVVEAYGRNPLALRQTVAWWRDTTVPVEWSDGALLAYRMAAGAVDGYGRSASLTVLFALDRLEAASRQALVLLEALSFFAAAPVSKDLLGRGTVAQNETPTEMPQGELALNKAIIELRRHGLVRYADGGRQVEVLPLVRHVVRHALSGGEAERARCHAHTLLATADPGPPDDLRPVEIYREIAAHLDATDLVTSAELKARTTVYHQIRFHYLYGEYTAACDLGERAYRAWRVGNDPSGDDHLVLRTSQEWANALRAVGRYEKAAELTRSAMSELRVDPAYGERHSYTLATAGSRAADLRIAGDYRRALEFDEDTLRQCRDSIGDDQPRTIMSRHNFAISLRLTGRFREAEEVDRIALRQHRDAFGEDNWQTLLSINALAEDLNGQGRYQDVLNEVEPMLERIETRERTRMERGLMFARRALALARRGIGRLEDALALLDTSYDECARLFGEHHEYPLALQMSRANTLHLLGRADDAIEQASSVIDSYGRLFGPRNPLTVAAQINLANVLRARGELGQAMRIDGASSEALLDKVGQDHPFAVAAAVNLASDYAQSGHPNRLTASRRAVELAKRVHPRPDHPDVIAAEANLAVDLIAVDGPKASSTRQRVLQQVEGLYGQDHPMVSTITRGDRLDCVIEPPLL; encoded by the coding sequence ATGTTGCACGTGCTCGCATCGATGGCACCTTTCGACTACGACAGCACCCTCCTGGAGCAGCGGACGGTCGAGCTGTGGCGGCGTGCGCGGCACGAGTTGCAGGACACGGTGCCACCTCACGGCGAGGAGCGAGCCCGTCCGATCGCGCCGGCGGCGACCGTCGCGGAGCGGGAAGAGCCCGCCCCGCTGATCGGATTCCGGCCATCGGCCGCCCCGGGTTTCATCGGTCGCGAAGGGCTCATCGAGTCCATTCACACCACGCTGCACAGCGGACCGGACGTGCGGCTGGTGCTGCACGGACCGATAGGTGCGGGAAAGACGCAGGCGGTCCTCCAGTATCTCGATCGTCATACCGCCGCGGATGACCCGGTGTGGTGGGTCCCGTCCGCGACGACCGACGCCGCCCGGACGTCCCTGATCGACCTCGCGGCAGCACTCAAGATTGAGCGTCATCATCGCGTCGATCGCACGGTAAAGCTGGTGTTGGACGGGCTCGCGTCACGCCGGTTTCCCTATCTGATGGTCTTCGACGGACTTGACGAGCCGGGTCTTTTGAGCCTGGTGCCCAACGGTGGTCACGTCATCATCACTACCCGCGATCCCGCTCTCGGTGACAACGGTTCGCGGATCGGTGTCGAGGTGCCTGATCTCACCGACGACGAAGCGGAACTGCTCCTGCGCGAGCACATACCGGATGCGGCTCCCGAGGCGCGGGAAAAGGTCGTCGAGGCCTACGGGCGAAATCCACTGGCGCTTCGCCAGACGGTCGCCTGGTGGCGGGATACCACCGTGCCAGTGGAGTGGTCAGACGGCGCCCTGCTGGCCTATCGCATGGCCGCCGGAGCGGTGGACGGCTACGGCCGAAGCGCGTCGCTGACGGTGCTGTTCGCGCTCGACCGTCTCGAGGCCGCGAGCCGCCAGGCCCTGGTGCTGCTCGAAGCCCTCTCCTTCTTCGCCGCGGCGCCCGTCTCCAAGGACCTCCTCGGCCGGGGCACGGTCGCCCAGAACGAGACTCCCACCGAGATGCCGCAGGGTGAGCTGGCGCTGAACAAGGCGATCATCGAGCTCCGCCGGCACGGACTGGTCCGCTACGCCGACGGCGGTCGGCAGGTCGAGGTGCTGCCGCTGGTGCGACATGTCGTCCGGCACGCGCTCTCCGGTGGCGAGGCCGAGCGGGCACGCTGCCACGCCCATACCCTCCTGGCCACCGCCGACCCCGGCCCGCCCGACGACCTGCGTCCCGTCGAGATCTACCGCGAGATCGCCGCCCACCTGGATGCCACCGACCTGGTGACGTCCGCGGAGCTCAAGGCCCGCACGACGGTGTACCACCAGATCCGGTTCCACTACCTGTACGGCGAGTACACGGCGGCCTGCGACCTCGGGGAGCGGGCCTACCGCGCCTGGCGGGTGGGAAACGACCCGTCCGGCGACGACCACCTCGTGCTGCGCACCTCGCAGGAGTGGGCGAACGCGCTCCGCGCGGTCGGCCGCTACGAGAAGGCCGCGGAGCTCACCCGCAGCGCCATGAGCGAGCTCCGCGTCGACCCGGCGTACGGCGAGAGGCACTCCTACACGCTGGCGACGGCCGGCAGCCGGGCCGCGGACCTGCGCATCGCCGGTGACTACCGGCGGGCGCTTGAGTTCGACGAGGACACTCTCAGGCAATGTCGCGACAGCATCGGCGACGACCAGCCGCGCACCATCATGAGCCGGCACAACTTCGCGATCAGCTTGCGGCTCACCGGTCGGTTCCGGGAGGCCGAGGAGGTCGACCGGATCGCGTTGCGGCAGCACCGGGACGCCTTCGGCGAGGACAACTGGCAGACACTGTTGTCGATCAACGCGCTGGCCGAAGACCTCAACGGGCAGGGGCGCTACCAGGACGTTCTCAACGAGGTCGAGCCGATGCTGGAACGCATCGAGACGCGCGAGCGGACAAGGATGGAGCGCGGGCTGATGTTCGCCCGGCGGGCGCTGGCCCTGGCGCGGCGCGGCATCGGGCGGCTGGAGGATGCGCTGGCGCTGCTGGACACCTCGTACGACGAGTGCGCGAGGCTGTTCGGGGAGCACCACGAGTACCCGCTGGCGCTCCAGATGAGCCGGGCGAACACGTTGCACCTGCTCGGCCGGGCGGACGACGCGATCGAGCAGGCGTCCAGTGTGATCGACAGCTATGGCCGGCTGTTCGGACCCCGCAACCCGTTGACCGTCGCGGCCCAGATCAACCTGGCCAACGTGCTGCGGGCCCGGGGTGAGCTCGGCCAGGCCATGCGTATCGACGGCGCGAGCAGCGAGGCACTGCTCGACAAGGTTGGACAGGATCATCCGTTCGCCGTCGCGGCGGCGGTGAACCTGGCCTCGGACTACGCCCAGAGCGGGCACCCGAACCGGCTGACCGCCTCCCGGCGGGCCGTCGAGCTCGCGAAACGGGTACACCCCCGCCCCGACCATCCGGACGTGATCGCGGCCGAGGCCAATCTGGCGGTCGACCTCATCGCGGTCGACGGTCCCAAGGCGTCGAGCACGCGCCAGCGGGTGCTGCAACAAGTGGAAGGCCTCTACGGCCAAGATCATCCGATGGTTTCCACTATCACACGCGGGGATAGATTGGACTGCGTCATCGAGCCACCGCTGCTTTAA